ATTTCTGATAGAATTGTAAAGGAAGATCTTTATACATCTATTCATATTAAAGAATTCAGTATAGAAGTAAGAGAAACTAAGCTTGGTCCTGAGAAAGTTACAGGAGACATACCTAATGTTAGCGAAAAGATACTAAATAAATTGGATGAAAATGGGATTATACGGATAGGAACTTATGTAAAGCCTGGGGATATTTTGGTTGGCAAGGTTACTCCAAAGTCAGAAGGAGACATTACTCCTGAATTTAGGCTTTTAACTTCTATTTTTGGAGAAAAAGCAAAAGATGTTAAAAATAATTCGTTAAAAGTTCCTCATGGTACTGAAGGTACAGTTATTGATGTTCAAAGAATTACTAAAGAGGATGTTGGCAATCTTTCTCCTGGAGTTGAGGAGATACTTAAAGTTTATGTTGCTAAAAAAAGGAAGCTTAAAGAGGGTGATAAAATGGCTGGACGACATGGTAATAAGGGTGTTGTTGCAAAAATTCTTCCTGTTGAAGATATGCCTTATCTTGCAGACGGAACCCCTCTTGACATATGCTTAAATCCTTTGGGAGTTCCGTCTAGAATGAATATTGGACAATTAATGGAATCGCAATTAGGTCTTGCTGGTAAATATCTTAGTGAATCTTATAATGTTCCTGTTTTTGAATCTGCTACAAATGAACAAATTCAGGAAAAATTAAAAAAAGCTGGGTTTAATCCAACTTCTAAAGAAATTTTATATGATGGTTATACAGGAGAGCCTTTCGAAAATGAAGTAATGGTTGGAGTGATTTACATGCTTAAGCTACATCACCTTGTTGATGATAAAATGCATGCAAGATCAACAGGGCCATATTCTCTTGTTTCTCAACAACCTCTTGGAGGAAAAGCTCAATTTGGTGGGCAAAGACTTGGAGAAATGGAGGTTTGGGCTCTTGAAGCTTATGGTGCGGCTCACACACTTCAAGAACTTTTAACAGTTAAATCCGATGATATGTCGGGCAGAGTCAAGATATATGAAAATATAGTAAAAGGTGTTCCTACTAATGTATCAGGGATTCCCGAGTCTTTTAATGTGCTAATGCAAGAGCTTAGGGGGCTTGGACTTGATTTGTCAATTTATGATGATAATGGGAATCAAGTTCCTTTGACAGAAAAAGAGGAAGAATTGATTAATAAAAGCTAGGTTTTTGGAGTTTTTATGAAAGAGATAAAAGATTTTGAAAAAATAAAAATTAAAATAGCATCTCCTGATCAAATTAGAAATTGGTCTTATGGAGAGGTTAAAAAGTCTGAAACTATTAATTATAGAACTTTGAGACCCGAGAAGGATGGGCTTTTTTGTGAGAGGATTTTTGGTACTACAAAGGAATGGGAATGTTATTGTGGTAAATTTAAATCAGTTAGATATAAAGGCATTATTTGCGATCGTTGTAATGTAGAGGTTACCCATTTTAAGGTGAGGCGTGAGAGAATGGGGCATATTGAGTTAGCAGCTCCAGTTGCTCATATTTGGTATTATAAATATATCCCCTCTAGAATTGGTCTTTTGCTTGACATTACGGCATCTAGTTTGAATTCTATTCTGTATTATGAAAAATATGTAGTAATTGAACCGGGTGATACTGATCTTAAAAAAATGCAGCTTTTAAATGAAGATGAGTACATAGAGGCTAGAGAGCGATATGGGATGTCTTTTAATGCTTCTATGGGAGCTGAAGCTATTAAAAGTCTTCTTGAAAATCTTGATCTTGATGAGCTTTCATCTAAGCTTAGAATTCAAATGATAGATAAAGATGATAAAACTGATAAGAAACTCTTAAGACGTCTTGAAATTATTGAAAATTTTAAAATTTCTGGAAATAAACCAGAATGGATGATTATGGAAGTTCTTCCTGTTATCCCCCCAGAGATTAGGCCAATGGTTCAGCTTGATGGAGGACGCTTTGCAACATCTGATCTTAATGATCTTTACAGAAGAGTTATAAATAGGAATAATCGCTTAAGGAAGTTGCTTCTTCTTAATGCGCCAGAGATTATTGTGAGAAATGAAAAAAGAATGCTTCAAGAATCGGTAGACTCTCTTTTTGACAATTCTCATAAAAGAAAGGTTGTTAAAGGCTCATCTAGTAGGCCTCTTAAGTCGCTTTCCGATGCGTTAAAAGGTAAGCAGGGAAGGTTTAGGCAAAATCTTCTTGGTAAAAGAGTAGATTATTCTGGTCGTTCTGTGATTGTTGTTGGACCTGAGTTAAAACTACATCAATGTGGATTGCCTGCAAAAATGGCTCTTGAGCTGTTTAAGCCTTTTGTGATAAGAAGGTTGATTGAGAGTGAAGCTGTTTTTAATATTAAAAGAGCAAAGAATTTGATTGAACAAGAAGTTGACGAGGTATGGCAAATTTTAGATCTTGTTATTAAAGAGCATCCTATTCTTTTAAATAGGGCACCCACCCTTCATAGACTTGGAATTCAAGCTTTTGAGCCTGTGTTAGTTGAGGGTAAGGCAATAAAATTACATCCTCTTGTTTGTCATGCATATAATGCTGATTTTGATGGTGATCAAATGGCAGTACATGTACCTCTTACTCCATCAGCACAAGCTGAAAGTTGGGCTTTAATGCTTTCAACAAATAATCTTTTAAATCCCGCTAATGGGCATCCTATTGTTTTTCCATCCCAAGATATTGTTTTAGGTCTATATTATTTAACAATGGAAAAAAAGAATACTGTTGGAGAAGGTAAAAAGTTTTTAAACTTTAATAATGTTATTCTTGCTATAAATAATAGGAGTCTAGATTACAATGCTTCTATTTATGTAAAAATTGATGGCAAATATAAAAAAACTACAGCTGGTAGGGTTATATTTAATGAGGCCTTGCCCAACGGAATTGAATTTGTAAATAAAACTCTTAGTGATTTGGAACTACAAATTTTAATATCAAAAGTTTATGTAGTTCATGGTTCTTCTACTGTAATTGAAATGCTTGACATTATCAAGGAGCTTGGCTTTAAATATGCTACCAAGTTTGGATGCACAATTAGTATGAGTGATATTATTGTTCCTGATGAAAAGAAAGCTTATATAGACAGGGCCAATAAAGAGATTGCTAAAATTCAAAATGATTATGCTAAAGGTGTTATTACCGGTGAAGAGCGTTATAATAACGTAGTTTCTGTTTGGTTAAAGACGAACGAGGAACTTACTAATAAGATGATGGAAATTTTAAAGAAAGACAGAGATGGGTTTAATGTTATATATATGATGGCAGATTCTGGTGCTAGGGGTAGTAGAAATCAAATAAGGCAACTTGCTGGCATGAGAGGATTGATGGCAAAAACTTCCGGGGATATTATTGAGCTTCCAATTATTTCTAACTTTAAAGAAGGTCTTTCTGTGATAGAGTTTTTCATCTCTACAAATGGAGCGAGAAAGGGGCTGGCAGATACTGCTCTTAAGACTGCTGATGCTGGATATTTAACTCGAAGATTAGTAGATATTGCTCAAGATGTTGTTGTTAGAATAGAAGATTGTGGGACTATAAACGGAATAAAAGTTGAAACTGTAAAAAATGGTGAAGAAATATTAGAATCTTTGAAAGAAAAAGCTGTTGGGAGCTATTCTATTGAAAGAATAAAAAATCCAATTACTGGTGAGATTGTTTTAGATGCAAATGAAGAAATCTCAGAAGCTAAAATAGAATTATTAGAAAAAATTGGTATTGAAAAACTTGTGATTAGATCTGTTTTAACATGTGAAGCTGAACACGGTGTTTGTCAAAAATGTTATGGTAGAGACTTTTCAAAGAATAAGCCTGTTAACATTGGCGAGGCTGTAGGAATAATTGCTGCTCAGTCTATAGGTCAGCCAGGCACTCAATTAACTATGAGAACTTTTCATATTGGTGGAGTTGCTCAGGCTGGTAGTGAGGATGATAAAATATCTTTAAAGAATACTTTTATACTTAATGGCATAGAGGGTTTTAATGTTAGGGTTGAGAATGGAATTCTTTTCACAAGAAAAGGAACTTTAAAAATAATCAATGTTTTTTATGAAGAAAAAATTAAGAACATAAAGGAAATTAAAGTTTCAGATTCTCAAAGAGTAATTAAAGGAATTCCTTTATTTGTTAATAATAAGGGAGTAGAAATTCTCTCTTCTTATATTGGTTATGTTAAATTAAGAGACGATAAATTTTTAATAGTGTCAGAAGAGCAAGAAGTTTCCTTGAAAGCTGGTACAAAGCTTGAAATAGAGGTTGGCGAATATGTTGAATCGGGCAAAGTTATTGGTACGTTTGATCCATTTGCAGAGCCTATTATTGCAGAGGTTAAAGGTAAAATTAAATTTAAGAATATTATTTTAGGAACTACTCTTAAAGAAGAGATAAATACTGAAACAGGTAATGTTGAGAAAAGAATTACAGATAATGTTTTTGAATCTCTTGATCCTAGAATTTTTATTATTGATAGTGGTGGTGTGGAGATCGCATCTTATGTATTACCAGGCGATGCTTATCTTCAGGTTGAAGATGGTCAGAATATTAATATAGGAGATATTATTGCGAAACTTTCTAAAGGTTCTGAAAAAACTCAAGATATTACAGGGGGATTGCCTCGTGTTAATGATCTTTTTGAAACAAGAATTCCTAAGAATTTAACTGAAATGGCTAAAGTAAGTGGAATTGTGCAATTTAAATCAATTCAAAAAGGAAAAAGACTTATTAATATTTTAGATGAATATGGGGTTGAGCATAAGCATTATATTCCAGCCGGCAAACATCTTTTAGTTAGAGATGGAGATATTGTTAAGGCAGGAGATATGCTTTGTGATGGTAGAATTAATCCTCATGATGTGCTTGAAATTTTGGGTGGGATTAGTTTACAAGAGTTTTTGTTGGCAGAAATTCAAGATGTTTATCGAAAACAGGGTGTTAGCATTAATGACAAACATATTGGTGTGATAATTAAGCAAATGATGAAAAAAGTTAAGATTGTAGCAGTTGGTGATACTAATTTTGTTTATGGGCAAAAGGTAGATAAGCACACTTTTTATGAGCAGAATAGAAAAGTTATCGAACAAGGTGGTGAGCCAGCAATAGCAAGTCCCATTCTTATAGGAGTAACCAAGACTTCTCTTAATATAGATTCTTTTATTTCTGCAGCTTCTTTTCAGGAGACAACAAAAGTATTAACAGATGCTTCTATTGCTGGGAAAATAGATGATCTTAGAGGATTGAAAGAAAATGTTGTAATTGGGCATTTGATTCCTACTGGAACTGGCATGGGACTTTATAAAAAAATCAAAGTTAGTGAAAATGTCAATTCTGAAGTTTAGCTTGAAAATAAGTGATATATTTGCTACCATTTTATTAATAATTTCAAGAAAAGGAGAGCGTTGATAAATGCCTACAATTAATCAGTTAATTAGAAAGCCTAGAAAAAGTCAAACGGAGAAGACCGCATCTCCTGCGCTTCAAAATTGTCCCCAAAGAAGAGGAATTTGTACACGTGTAATGACTGTAACTCCTAAAAAGCCTAATTCAGCTTTGAGAAAAGTAGCCCGTGTTAGACTTTCAAATGGATTTGAAGTAACTGCATATATTCCAGGAATTGGTCATAATTTACAAGAACATTCTGTAGTTTTGATTAGAGGTGGTCGAGTTAAGGATTTGCCTGGAGTAAGGTACCACATAGTTCGAGGAGCCAAAGATACTCTTGGTGTTAATAATAGGAAAAAGGGTAGATCTAAGTATGGAACAAAAAAACCTAAAGCTTAATTGAAAGGTGGGTTAATATTAAGTATGTCAAGAAAAAATAAAAAAATCAAAAAGAAAATTTTTGTTGATACCAGGTACAATTCTAGAATTGTTGCAAAATTTGCAAACAGAATGATGTATGATGGAAAAAAATCAATAAGCGAGAGTATACTTTACAGTTCAATTGATTTGCTTGCTGATAAGCTTGAAGATAGTGATAAGATGGCTGTTTTTTGTAAAGCTTTAGATAATATTAAGCCGTTGGTAGAAGTAAGAAGTAGACGGGTAGGTGGTGCTACATATCAAGTTCCTGTTGAAGTTAGAGAAGAGAGAAGAGAGGCTTTAGCTATGAAGTGGATTATTTTTGCTGCTAGAAAGGCTAGTGGTAGATCTATGAAGGAAAAGTTGTCAAACGAACTTTTAAATGCATACAATTCTACTGGAGCTGCTTTTAAGAAAAAAGAAGATACTCATAGAATGGCTGAAGCAAATAAAGCTTTTACTCATTATAGATGGTAAAAAGACACCTTTTTTAAAGGTGTCTTTTTTTGCTTATATGTTGTGGTATTATTAGGGCTATTTTTTGTATTTGTTTTATTAAAAGTAAGGAGGTATTTTTGTGTTAAAAAAAGTTTATTATTTTTTATTTTTTTTATTTATTATTGCTTGTTCTGGTTCTGATGATAATAAGTCAGAGTCAAAAACAGTTTCGCTTATAGTTGATGGTACTTTTGATGATAAAGGATTTAATGAAAGTTCTTCTAATGCGATAAGAAAATTGAAAACAGATTTTAATATAAATATAATTGAAAAAGCATCTACAGGGAATTCTTATTTAGGAGATATTTCAAATCTAGAGGATGGTAATTCAAATTTGATTTGGGGAGTCGGATTTAGATTGTCAGATATGCTTTTGCAAAGAGCTGGCGAGAATGTTTCTATTAATTATGCAATCATAGAAGGGGTTTATAATGAAATTCAAATACCCAAAAATCTTCTTAATATTAGTTTTAGATCCGAAGAGGTGGCTTTTTTAGCAGGATATTTTGCGGCAAAGGCTTCTAAAACAGGTAAGATTGGATTTATTGGGGGAGTGAAGGGGGAAGTTTTAGAATCTTTTATGTATGGATATGAAGCTGGTGCTAAGTATGCGAATTCTAATATTAAAGTGGTCTCTCAATATGTTGGCACATTTGGGGATTTTGGACTTGGTCGCTCGACAGCATCTAATATGTATCGAGATGGGGTTGATATTATATTTGCAGCTGCTGGACTTTCTGGTATAGGAGTAATTGAGGCCGCAAAAGAATTGGGCTCCGATCATTATATTATTGGAGTCGATCAAGATCAAGCATACCTTGCCCCTAATAATGTTCTTATTTCTGCTGTAAAGAAGGTTGATTCATTGATGTATAGTTTAACAAAAAAGTATTTAGAAACTGGAGTTTGGGATGGGGGTAAGACCATGTTATTTGGACTTAAAGAAGATGGACTTGGTTTGGTTTTAAATGAAAACTTAAAGTCAAATTATTCTGAGATTTATGATGAATCATTGAAAATTGGGCAAAGTATAATAAATGGTATAATAAAAGCGCCTTATGACAAGGCATCTTATGATAACTTTGTTTTACAAATAGCAAATTAACTTAATTTGTGTGGAGTTGATTTGTGAAAAATGATTTTGGCTCTTTAAAAAGATTTTAAATAAGTCTTTTAATTATTGCAAGATTAATCTAGATTAATCTTGCAAAAGGGTTTAAATTTGGGTATTATGGTGATGTAGGAAAAAATTTTCTTATCACCATGTTTTTATTAATATTAAAAGTATTATTTTTAGGGTTATTGAAGTTTTTATTTTATCAATGAAGAATATTACTTGTTAGTACAATAAAGTTTATGTTTTAATTTTTGAAAAATTCTAAATTTTTTAAATAAATTTTGTAAGGAGAGGATTGATTTTGTTTAAAAGGTTTATTTTTATTGCTTTATTTTTATTAGTGTTGGCTTGTTTTCAGTCTAATGGAAAGTCTGCTAAATCTGACAAAGTTGTTATAGGTGTTTTGGCCAATGGTAGCTTTTATGATAAAGGCTATAATCAAAGTGTTTATGATGGTGTTGTAAAACTTAGAGATGATTTTGGAGTAAAGCTTATAACTAAATCTTTAAGGCCTTACCCTATTGAGGGTAAAAGACTTCTTACTGTTAATGAGGCAATGACAGAGGATGCTTATGAGGTTCAAAAAAATCCTTTAAATCTTTTTTGGTTGATTGGATATCAATTTTCCAGTTTGTCGGTTAGGCTTTCGTATGAGCGTCCAGATATTTGTTATGGGATTATAGATGCTTTTGATTATGGTGATATTCAAGTTCCCAAGAATTCCTTGGCTATTAAGTTTAGAAATGAAGAGGCTGCATTTTTAGCTGGATATATTGCTGCTAAGATGAGTAGAAAAGAAAAGATTGGATTTTTAACAGGTCCTACAAGCGAATATTTGAATGATTTTAAGTTTGGTTTTAAGGCTGGAATTTTTTATGCTAATCCCAAATTAAGATTAGTATCAAAAAAAGCGCCCTCTCTTTTTGATAAAGAGAAAGGCAAAGAAATGGCTCGGTTCATGTATAAGGAGGATAAAGTAGGTGTTATTTTGCCAATAGCTGGTATAACTAGTCTTGGAGTTTATGACGCTGCTAAGGAACTTGGCCCCAAATATTATGTTATTGGTTTAAATCAAGATCAATCGTATATTGCGCCTCAAAATGTTATTACTTCAATACTTAAGGATATTGGCAAGGTTATTTATTCTGTTTCATCAGATTATATTAAAAATGGAGTTTTTAAAGGTGGAGTTGTTATTGATCGAGGGTTAAAAGAAGGAGTAATAGAAGTTGTTAAGGATCCTGATGTTTTAAATAATAGGCTAGTTGATGAAGTTATTAATCTAGAAAATAAAATAATAAATGGAGAAATTATTGTTCCTGATAGTGAATATGCATTTGATTTATTTAAATCAAAGTTATAAACTACTTGGGTATAGCTTTGATTTAAAAAGGGGGAAACGGTTTATGAGTAAATTATTGTTGTTGATTTTATTTGAAGGTATTATTTTTTTATCTTGTAGTGGCAAGGATGGTATTGAGAATAGAATTCCCAAAGTATCTTTAATAGTTGATGGAACTTTTGATGATAAATCTTTTAATGAAAGTGCTTTAAATGGCGTAAAAAAAATTAAAGAGGAATTTGAAATTGAGCTTGTTTTAAAAGAATCTTCAACAAATTCTTATTTATCTGATCTTGAGGGGCTTAAAGATGCGGGTTCAAATTTAATTTGGCTTATTGGATATAGATTTAGCGATGTGGCCAAGGCTGTTTCTTTACAAAATTCCGAGATGAAATATGCAATTATTGATCCTGTTTATTCTAATGAGCCTATTCCTGCAAATTTAGTGGGTATGACTTTTAGAGCTCAAGAAGGTGCATTTTTAACAGGTTATATTGCTGCAAAAGTTTCTAAAACAGGTAAAATTGGATTTTTAGGGGGAATAGAGGGTGACATAGTAGATGCTTTCAGGTATGGGTATGAGGCTGGTGCTAAGTATGCCAATAAAGATATTAAGATATTTTCTCAGTATATTGGTAGTTTTTCTGACATTGAGGCTGGCAGAAGTGTTGCAACTAAAATGTATTCTGATGGGATAGACATTATTCATCATGCTGCAAGTCTTGCAGGAATTGGCGCTATTGAGGTTGCAAAAGAATTTGGTTCTGGGCATTACATTATTGGAGTTGATGAGGATCAATCATATCTTGCTCCCAATAATGTTATCACATCCACAACCAAAGATGTTGGTAGATCTTTATATCTTTTTACATCTAACTATTTAAAAACTAATACTTTCGAAGGTGGAAAATCAATAAATTATGGCCTTAAAGAAGGAGTTGTAGGTTTTGTAAGAAATCCAAATATGATTCCTTTTGAAGTTGAAAAAGAAATTGATAGTCTTTCTAGCAAAATAATCAATAAAGAAGTTATTGTTCCATATAATAAAGAAAGTTATGAAAAATTTCTTGAAGAATTTATTTAAATAAATAATCAATTTATATTTTTTATTTTTAAGTATAAAAAACACATTATTTTTGTTTGAATAATGGAAATAGAGAAGCGTTCTGTATGAGGATTGATTTTTAATATTCTGCATTTTGTTGACTTCTTGTTTGAGTAGGAATGGAATAAGAGTCTGGTTCAAGTAAAATTAAGATATCTATGTTGGTAGATGGTGTTCTTGATGATAAATCTTTTAATTCTAGTGCTAATAAAGCTTTATTGCGTTTGAAAAAAGATTTTTCATAAAATATTGAAAAAGTTTTTTCTAGTGCTGTTTCTGGAGTTTATTCTAGCTATGTTTCAGATCTTAATAATTTAAAAATGAATGGTTCAGAATTGATTTGGCTTGTAGGGTATAATATGCTTACGGATGTTTCTTTATCGGTTTCATTAGATTATATCAAAAATGGAGTTTTTAAACGAAGGGTTGTTATTAATCAAATGTTAAAAGAAGAAGTAATAGAAGTTGTTAAGGATCCTGATGTTTTAAATAATAGGTTAGTTGATGAAGTTATTAATTTGGAAAATAAAATAATAAATAGGGAAATTATTGTTCCTGATAGTGAATATGCATTTGATTTATTTAAATCAAAGTTATAAACTACTTAGGTATAGCTTTGTTTAAAAAAAGGGGAAATGGTTTATGAATAAATTATTATTGTTGATTTTGTTTGAAGGTGTTATTTTTTTATCTTGTAGTGGTAAGAGTGGTCTTGAGAGTGGAATTCCCAAGGTTTCTTTAGTAATTGATGGAACTTTTGATGATAAATCTTTTAATGAGAGTGCTTTAAATGGCGTAAAAAAACTTAAAGAGGAATTTGAAATTGAACTTGTTTTAAAAGAATCTTCAACAAATTCTTATTTATCTGATCTTGAAGGACTTAAAGATGCGGGTTCAAATTTAATTTGGCTTATTGGATATAAATTTAGCGATGTGGCCAAGGCTGTTTCTTTACAAAATTCCGAGATGAAATATGCAATTATTGATCCTGTTTATTCTAACGAGCCTATTCCTGCAAATTTAGTAGGCATGACTTTTAGAGCTCAAGAAGGCGCGTTTTTAACAGGTTATATTGCTGCAAAAGTTTCTAAAACAGGTAAAATCGGATTTTTAGGGGGAATAGAGGGTGACATAGTAGATGCTTTCAGATATGGTTATGAGGCTGGTGCTAAGTATGCCAATAAAGATATCAAGATATTTTCTCAGTATATTGGTAGTTTTTCTGACCTTGAAGCTGGCAGAAGTGTTGCAACTAAAATGTATTCTGATGGGATAGACATTATTCATCATGCCGCAGGTCTTGGAGGAATTGGGGCTATTGAGGTTGCAAAAGAACTTGGTTCTGGGCATTACATTATTGGAGTTGATGAGGATCAATCGTATCTTGCTCCCAATAATGTAATCACATCTACAACCAAAGATGTTGGTAGATCTTTAAATCTTTTTACATCTAACTATTTAAAAACTAATACTTTCGAAGGTGGAAAATTAATAAATTATGGTCTTAAAGAAGGAGTTGTAGGTTTTGTAAGAAATCCAAAGATGATTCCTTTTGAAGTTGAAAAAGAAATTGATAGCCTTTCTAGCAAAATAATCAATAAAGAAGTTATTGTTCCATATAATAAAGAAAGTTATGAAAAATTTCTTAAAGAATTTATTTAAATAAATAATCAATTTATATTTTTTATTTTTAAGTATAAAAAACACATTGATTTTGTTTGAATGGTGGAAATGGAGAAGCGTTTTATATGAGGATTGCAATTTTTATATTTGGAATTTTGTTAACTTCTTGCTTTAGCAAGAATGGAATAGAGTCTGGTTCAAGTAAAATTAAGATATCTATGTTGGTAGATGGTGTTCTTGATGATAAATCTTTTAATTCTAGTGCTAATGAGGCTTTATTGCGTTTGAAAAAAGATTTTCCAGAAAATATTGAAAAAGTTTTTTCTAGTGCTGTTTCTGGAGTTTATTCTAGCTATGTTTCAGATCTTGATAATTTGAAAATGAATGGCTCAGGATTGATTTGGCTTGTAGGGTATATGCTTGCGGACGTTTCTTTATCGGTTTCATTGGAAAATCCAGAAATTAACTATGGGATAATAGATCCTATTTATGGCGACGATGTTCAGATTCCTAAAAATTTAATTGGTGTTGTTTTTAGAATAGAGCAAGGTGCTTTTTTAGCTGGCTATATTGCAGCTAAAAAAAGCGTTTCTAGTAAAATAGGTTTTATAGGTGGAGTAAAGGGCGATATAGTAGATGCATTTCGTTATGGTTATGAGGCTGGTGCAAAGTATGCTAATAAAGGTATAGAGATTGTAAGTGAATACTCTAATTCTTTTTCTGATATTGATATTGCTAGAGTTATGGC
This portion of the Borreliella afzelii genome encodes:
- the rpsL gene encoding 30S ribosomal protein S12, with the translated sequence MPTINQLIRKPRKSQTEKTASPALQNCPQRRGICTRVMTVTPKKPNSALRKVARVRLSNGFEVTAYIPGIGHNLQEHSVVLIRGGRVKDLPGVRYHIVRGAKDTLGVNNRKKGRSKYGTKKPKA
- the bmpA gene encoding nucleoside ABC transporter substrate-binding protein BmpA, whose protein sequence is MNKLLLLILFEGVIFLSCSGKSGLESGIPKVSLVIDGTFDDKSFNESALNGVKKLKEEFEIELVLKESSTNSYLSDLEGLKDAGSNLIWLIGYKFSDVAKAVSLQNSEMKYAIIDPVYSNEPIPANLVGMTFRAQEGAFLTGYIAAKVSKTGKIGFLGGIEGDIVDAFRYGYEAGAKYANKDIKIFSQYIGSFSDLEAGRSVATKMYSDGIDIIHHAAGLGGIGAIEVAKELGSGHYIIGVDEDQSYLAPNNVITSTTKDVGRSLNLFTSNYLKTNTFEGGKLINYGLKEGVVGFVRNPKMIPFEVEKEIDSLSSKIINKEVIVPYNKESYEKFLKEFI
- the bmpD gene encoding nucleoside ABC transporter substrate-binding protein BmpD; its protein translation is MLKKVYYFLFFLFIIACSGSDDNKSESKTVSLIVDGTFDDKGFNESSSNAIRKLKTDFNINIIEKASTGNSYLGDISNLEDGNSNLIWGVGFRLSDMLLQRAGENVSINYAIIEGVYNEIQIPKNLLNISFRSEEVAFLAGYFAAKASKTGKIGFIGGVKGEVLESFMYGYEAGAKYANSNIKVVSQYVGTFGDFGLGRSTASNMYRDGVDIIFAAAGLSGIGVIEAAKELGSDHYIIGVDQDQAYLAPNNVLISAVKKVDSLMYSLTKKYLETGVWDGGKTMLFGLKEDGLGLVLNENLKSNYSEIYDESLKIGQSIINGIIKAPYDKASYDNFVLQIAN
- a CDS encoding BMP family ABC transporter substrate-binding protein, which translates into the protein MNQMLKEEVIEVVKDPDVLNNRLVDEVINLENKIINREIIVPDSEYAFDLFKSKL
- the rpsG gene encoding 30S ribosomal protein S7, giving the protein MSRKNKKIKKKIFVDTRYNSRIVAKFANRMMYDGKKSISESILYSSIDLLADKLEDSDKMAVFCKALDNIKPLVEVRSRRVGGATYQVPVEVREERREALAMKWIIFAARKASGRSMKEKLSNELLNAYNSTGAAFKKKEDTHRMAEANKAFTHYRW
- the rpoC gene encoding DNA-directed RNA polymerase subunit beta', with amino-acid sequence MKEIKDFEKIKIKIASPDQIRNWSYGEVKKSETINYRTLRPEKDGLFCERIFGTTKEWECYCGKFKSVRYKGIICDRCNVEVTHFKVRRERMGHIELAAPVAHIWYYKYIPSRIGLLLDITASSLNSILYYEKYVVIEPGDTDLKKMQLLNEDEYIEARERYGMSFNASMGAEAIKSLLENLDLDELSSKLRIQMIDKDDKTDKKLLRRLEIIENFKISGNKPEWMIMEVLPVIPPEIRPMVQLDGGRFATSDLNDLYRRVINRNNRLRKLLLLNAPEIIVRNEKRMLQESVDSLFDNSHKRKVVKGSSSRPLKSLSDALKGKQGRFRQNLLGKRVDYSGRSVIVVGPELKLHQCGLPAKMALELFKPFVIRRLIESEAVFNIKRAKNLIEQEVDEVWQILDLVIKEHPILLNRAPTLHRLGIQAFEPVLVEGKAIKLHPLVCHAYNADFDGDQMAVHVPLTPSAQAESWALMLSTNNLLNPANGHPIVFPSQDIVLGLYYLTMEKKNTVGEGKKFLNFNNVILAINNRSLDYNASIYVKIDGKYKKTTAGRVIFNEALPNGIEFVNKTLSDLELQILISKVYVVHGSSTVIEMLDIIKELGFKYATKFGCTISMSDIIVPDEKKAYIDRANKEIAKIQNDYAKGVITGEERYNNVVSVWLKTNEELTNKMMEILKKDRDGFNVIYMMADSGARGSRNQIRQLAGMRGLMAKTSGDIIELPIISNFKEGLSVIEFFISTNGARKGLADTALKTADAGYLTRRLVDIAQDVVVRIEDCGTINGIKVETVKNGEEILESLKEKAVGSYSIERIKNPITGEIVLDANEEISEAKIELLEKIGIEKLVIRSVLTCEAEHGVCQKCYGRDFSKNKPVNIGEAVGIIAAQSIGQPGTQLTMRTFHIGGVAQAGSEDDKISLKNTFILNGIEGFNVRVENGILFTRKGTLKIINVFYEEKIKNIKEIKVSDSQRVIKGIPLFVNNKGVEILSSYIGYVKLRDDKFLIVSEEQEVSLKAGTKLEIEVGEYVESGKVIGTFDPFAEPIIAEVKGKIKFKNIILGTTLKEEINTETGNVEKRITDNVFESLDPRIFIIDSGGVEIASYVLPGDAYLQVEDGQNINIGDIIAKLSKGSEKTQDITGGLPRVNDLFETRIPKNLTEMAKVSGIVQFKSIQKGKRLINILDEYGVEHKHYIPAGKHLLVRDGDIVKAGDMLCDGRINPHDVLEILGGISLQEFLLAEIQDVYRKQGVSINDKHIGVIIKQMMKKVKIVAVGDTNFVYGQKVDKHTFYEQNRKVIEQGGEPAIASPILIGVTKTSLNIDSFISAASFQETTKVLTDASIAGKIDDLRGLKENVVIGHLIPTGTGMGLYKKIKVSENVNSEV
- the bmpA gene encoding nucleoside ABC transporter substrate-binding protein BmpA encodes the protein MSKLLLLILFEGIIFLSCSGKDGIENRIPKVSLIVDGTFDDKSFNESALNGVKKIKEEFEIELVLKESSTNSYLSDLEGLKDAGSNLIWLIGYRFSDVAKAVSLQNSEMKYAIIDPVYSNEPIPANLVGMTFRAQEGAFLTGYIAAKVSKTGKIGFLGGIEGDIVDAFRYGYEAGAKYANKDIKIFSQYIGSFSDIEAGRSVATKMYSDGIDIIHHAASLAGIGAIEVAKEFGSGHYIIGVDEDQSYLAPNNVITSTTKDVGRSLYLFTSNYLKTNTFEGGKSINYGLKEGVVGFVRNPNMIPFEVEKEIDSLSSKIINKEVIVPYNKESYEKFLEEFI
- the bmpC gene encoding nucleoside ABC transporter substrate-binding protein BmpC → MFKRFIFIALFLLVLACFQSNGKSAKSDKVVIGVLANGSFYDKGYNQSVYDGVVKLRDDFGVKLITKSLRPYPIEGKRLLTVNEAMTEDAYEVQKNPLNLFWLIGYQFSSLSVRLSYERPDICYGIIDAFDYGDIQVPKNSLAIKFRNEEAAFLAGYIAAKMSRKEKIGFLTGPTSEYLNDFKFGFKAGIFYANPKLRLVSKKAPSLFDKEKGKEMARFMYKEDKVGVILPIAGITSLGVYDAAKELGPKYYVIGLNQDQSYIAPQNVITSILKDIGKVIYSVSSDYIKNGVFKGGVVIDRGLKEGVIEVVKDPDVLNNRLVDEVINLENKIINGEIIVPDSEYAFDLFKSKL